The nucleotide sequence CCATCAAAAACAACAATAAACAAAAGCAACCAATTATTCCAACTGCGAAACCAACCAATAAAGAAAGTGGTGGAGCATGTCAGATTATTTGTCAAATAGTCAAACATTAAAgtgacagtatatatatataaagaaacaaAACCATATTTTACTTTAATAATTTGCATAGTTTGTAATACTTATAATGAGCTCTATCACGACTAAATGTTACATtagaatctgtcaaaaagaaagtaCAGTTTTTATTCAGCAAAGAGCATGTGCTTAGCTGGAAGAAGAACCAACAAATTGGGCAAACTATGCAGATGTGTATTACAGAAATGTCCCAAGCAAAAAGGTAAGAGCCACAGAAGGATACTTAAACAGTATTTACATTACCTTATCCTGTAACTTGCCCAATGCAGCTTCCAGGATATGAAAGACTGAGGCAGAGGACCCAGCAGGATCTGCAGGTAGAAAGGTGATAAGTTATCCCTCCAGGAACAAGTAAAAGAAAAATTCATCAACCTGCCTCTGATTACAGTCAGCCTATCTAATGATCTTTATTGCACACCGGCACCTGATACATGATAGAGCTAGCTTTCCTTAAGATGGCTGGTAACAGAGTCAAAATAACAGTTAGGTGGCCAAGTACTCAGGAGATAATAAAGTAGCATTGCCATTATCATTTAGCTCAATTAACAGGATTTCTACCCATGACCCGTAAATCCTCTGTGCTACTAGGGTAACAAGGTGTCCGGCTGATCTATGGCGACAACAGTACCAGACGTGCTTGGGAATAACCTGAATAAGGGCAATGAAGATATGAAGAAGTTTCGAATAAATTAAGAAATACACTTAATAGATGTGCAAAAATAGATCAAAGGATAATTTAAGGCACCACAAATTACAAGTACATCATACACCTACAATTATTGGATAGTCAGAAAAAACCACGAAAGAGTGTCTGTTAATCACTAACAGTAGCTATGCAACTTCCAAATCTCCAAAAATCAATAGAGATAATGTTAACTTCATGAATCACATAAGTCATGATTCTAAGTCACATAGGTAACCCTCAGGCGTTCACGGAGGGTCATACCAGAGCTCATGATCCCGTAAACTGGATCTATAATCCATTGAGCCACTCAAGGCCCATAAGCAATTGCTGTTTATCTTTCACCTTTTGTCCGAGGCACTAATATAGTTAATGGATCTAATGATGGCAAAGAGTGCAATATCTGTCAAATAATCATACAGATCTGCTCATCCTTAACGAAGAAAAGGACATCAGATGTAAAAGAAACTGCAACACAAAAGAAAACGCAAATGATATGTACCAGTAATCAGTATAATCTAAAAACTAAAAAAGGATTGCATAAACAATAATGTATTAGAAAAGTCCATACCAAATGAATGAAATTTCTAAACGAGTATTCATTTTGATCATCAATAATCCATTGTGATACAAGGATGGTGCAAACCTGATGTGTCTTTTTGTCCTTTTTTTGTGTCTGTGAATTCTATATTGCTTATATCACTTGAAATGTTAAAAATTGATAATCAAATTCAATAGCTATTTTTAAAACAACACAGTTTCAGATCACCAATAGTTGATGTTTACAGGACCCGAACTCTGACCTCTTAACTGCGCACACTACAACACCTTTAGCATTAGGATATCTCACCGGAGATCATCTATAGTCAGCTGAAAGAGTGATAATAAGAAATGACAGAAAATTATACACGCTTTATGGAAACACAAATCTATAAACTTCAGTATATGTTCAATTAAGAAACAATTAACAAGGTTTTGGTAAACAGGAATAATGACAATAAACAGATTTACCAAACCTGTAAAGCATCAGCAGAAGTTATATAACATTTAAATCGAAAATGATAGCAATTATCACAAAGAAAAAGTTAGATCTAACCTATGATGAACTAGGTGCTAATAATGAAGTAAAAGGGAAAATACAGTTCAGTACCTGATCATTGGAAAAGTAATTTGGATTCCCCAGCAGGGGTTGTACAACCATTAGAAGTTGCGATTCATGGGATAGAAAGAAGCTACAGTCTGTGCTAATATTCGATCATACGATAACAATATTACAGATGAATCAAATCTATATAAGGTCTTCAAATCACTACAAAAGAGCCTACCACCCAGCTGAAGCCATACAATTCCATGGACAAAGACTTGCATGGCATTGCGATTAAGTTCGTCTGAAGGCCAAATCCGCAGCCTAACTTCATCGGCGATTACTCTTCCTTCCCATAAACAAGTGGGAATTCATCTAAATGCTCTGAGAGATCATATCCATCCCCAATTTTCTTCAAAGTTTGGAAGACTTTATACATAGAAGGCCTCTCCTTTGGTGAGGCTACCACACAACCAGAAGCAATCTTCAACACCTGCATAATCTCGTCATCGTTGCCCTTCCCCCGAAGTGACAGATCAAATGCCTCATGAATTCTACCTGTGATAGAAAGCCGATTCACCCAATCCACCAAACTCCCCTTGAACCCTTCTCCTGCTGCATCACTGGTTATCTCAGTAGCCTTCTGCCCTGTGACCAGCTCCAACAGAATGATCCCAAAAGCGTACACATCCTCCTTGGTGGTCGGATCTGCATTACTAGCACACTCTGGTGCCGTATACCCGAACTCCCCAAAGTCCCCATTCAGGAACGGGCTTGTGTCAGCTCCATCCCCGGTTGATGTCCTCATCAGCCCTGTTAGCCCAAAATCTGTGATCCTTGCCTCGTAGTCCTCATCGAGAAGGATGGCCTTCAAGCTCAAGTTCTGGTGGAGGAACGGGATCTGGAAGCCATGGTGGAGCCAGGAGAGGCCACGAGCGGCGCCTATCCCGATCCTGACCCTGGCCGGCCAATCAAGCGACTCGAGGGCCGAGGAGAGGGCGCCATTGGGCATGTGCTTGTACACGAGAAGCCGCTCGTCCTCGACGAGGCAGAAGCCCAGAAGGGGTACCAGGTTGGGGTGCCGGAGCTGCCCGATCCGCCCCATCTCCGCGCGGAAGTGCTTCTCCGGCAGCGGGCAAGAGTGGAGCCGCTTGACAGTGAGAGCCGATCCGTCCGGCAGCACGGCCTTGTACGAGGTCCCAGTTCTCGGGCTCCCGGCGACAATTAAGTTGCTCGGGTGGAAGTCAGCGGTGGCCGTCATCAGATCCGCCAACTTCACCTTCACGATCGGCTTCTGGAACAACGAGACGGGCACGAGGCGGTTGTGCGCCATCCGAAGCCGCTCGGCCCACCACCTACCGTCCTCTCGGCCGCGCTCGGGAGACGCCCGCTTGCCGGACGGTGACCAGCACCGCCAGATCATCCAGGCGAGGGCGAGCGAGGTGGCGGCGCCGAAGACGCCGGCGGCGACGACAATTACGATGGTCCGGGTGAGCGATCTGCCGCAGCGGGAGACGGGATGGCCGCAGAGGCCGTCGTTGTGATCGAAAGAGGAGGAGGCGAACTTGTCGCCGATCGGCGCAGGGATGGGTCCGGAGAGCCGATTGTCAGAGAGATCGAGGCGGGTGAGGCGGTCGAGCTGGGCAAGAGAGGGCGGGATGGCGCCCTCGAGCCGGTTGCCAGCGAGGACGAGGGTGTTGAGGAAGCGACAGCCGGAGAGGCCGGGGGGGATGGCGCCGGTGAGCTGGTTGTTGGAGAGGTCGAGGGTGACGAGGTAGGGGAGCCAGGAACAAAGGTCAGGGGGGATGGCGCCGGAGATGGCGTTGGAGGAAAGGTCGAGGACGTTGGCAGCGGCGCAGTACTGGAGATCAGAAGCGATCGAGCCGGAGAGCGACATGTCCCTAAGGTTGAGCCCCAGCACGCGGTTCTCCTGGGGGTTCCAGCACGACACGCCCACGAAACTGCAGACGAAGCCCACAGTTCCATTCGAGAGGTTCCAGCTCAGCCTGCCATCACGGTCGAGGGTAGCCTTCACCCCGCGGAGGCACCGCACGtcgtcctccgccgccgccgctgccgctgccgctgccgcagcCACAACATGTAGCACCAACAAGCTCCTCCACAATATCGTCCTCATACTGATCCAACGGGATGGTGTGGAAGGAGGAAATGGATTGGAGGAGGGTTgaataacaagaagaagaagaagaagaagaagaagcgagtTCGGGAGGATGGGGCAGCAGTGACCTGCCGACTTCACCTTCGAGGTGGGGAAAAGTAGAATGGGCAAGAAAGACTCGcgtagtagagagagagagagagagagagagagagagagagagagcaataggTGTAGTGGGCAAGGCAGTTCCTTCACCAGAGGCGGGTGGGGCCACAAAATTATTCACCAAATTACATATATATCCCTATATATATTAAAACTTAATTATAATGTAACATATATAAGGCAGGTGGGGGGCACAAAATTATTTGGTAAATTACATATACATCCCTATTATCCATACATCCTAAAACTTATAGATATATTTTAGATATTCCCTATTTTATATACCTACCATTTTAATTATTAGAATTACAAGGGTAATTGTGTGATTTTATATCTTTATAAGGACAAACATGTAAAACCACATTGGATCTGATTTGACTGAGATGGAACTAAAAAGGCGGGCGCGGGGCCCGCTGCCTGGGGTGGGGGCGGAGGTGACTGTGTAACGCGTAGCATCCACCGGTCGCCTTTTTGTGCGGCGTTTGTCCACTACAGGAACGCCTCCGTGAGTTACCGTCCACGTGACATGTCCTCACTACGGTGCTCGGCGAATCATGACGGAGCGGACTTTAGTCCTCGATCCAAGTAACGGTGTCAATTATCCGGACTCATTAtagattatttttaatataattaattatttttaaaatattattatattggattctctgtatttatgaaaataaaatattaagaaaaataattttataaaattaaaaatcaaaagaaaattttattggaACAATCAGATTAAATATTTCGAAAGATCTCAATACGACATGAATtggatataaaaaattatatatgataaGATATCGAATCGTTGATTTAAGATTATTAGTGTATGGGGATTACAAAAGACTACTCATGCTTTATTGGATGAGTGGTCATGCGTGGGGAATGGTTAATTCAGAATCATTTCAATCGTTGACTCCTCCCTCTTCTGACCAATGTGGGCCAATCGATCGgaagctttattattattattattattattattatttattattatttattattattattattatttatgtcaAAAGAATATTTAAAAGGTAAAATATCCATTCAAATTCCACGAGTAGTTGTACCTAATTTAtattaagatattaatttaatatCCATTCAAAAACATTGTCTATAAATGAATAATATTTGTATTTTTATAACAGGAAATTAAataatcaataaaagtaacaaaagatATTCTAAGAATCTAT is from Musa acuminata AAA Group cultivar baxijiao chromosome BXJ1-6, Cavendish_Baxijiao_AAA, whole genome shotgun sequence and encodes:
- the LOC103989318 gene encoding probable inactive receptor kinase At1g27190, whose protein sequence is MRTILWRSLLVLHVVAAAAAAAAAAAEDDVRCLRGVKATLDRDGRLSWNLSNGTVGFVCSFVGVSCWNPQENRVLGLNLRDMSLSGSIASDLQYCAAANVLDLSSNAISGAIPPDLCSWLPYLVTLDLSNNQLTGAIPPGLSGCRFLNTLVLAGNRLEGAIPPSLAQLDRLTRLDLSDNRLSGPIPAPIGDKFASSSFDHNDGLCGHPVSRCGRSLTRTIVIVVAAGVFGAATSLALAWMIWRCWSPSGKRASPERGREDGRWWAERLRMAHNRLVPVSLFQKPIVKVKLADLMTATADFHPSNLIVAGSPRTGTSYKAVLPDGSALTVKRLHSCPLPEKHFRAEMGRIGQLRHPNLVPLLGFCLVEDERLLVYKHMPNGALSSALESLDWPARVRIGIGAARGLSWLHHGFQIPFLHQNLSLKAILLDEDYEARITDFGLTGLMRTSTGDGADTSPFLNGDFGEFGYTAPECASNADPTTKEDVYAFGIILLELVTGQKATEITSDAAGEGFKGSLVDWVNRLSITGRIHEAFDLSLRGKGNDDEIMQVLKIASGCVVASPKERPSMYKVFQTLKKIGDGYDLSEHLDEFPLVYGKEE